In Rhodopirellula sp. P2, the DNA window TTCGTCTCGAATGGAGGCGTTGCGACTGCTCGCGCAAGCCAAAGATCCCGAGCTCGGCGAAATGTTGTTGACCTTGATCGACGATCGCGACATTGGCTCCCACGCCGTCCGCGGTCTCGCTTCGTATGACTCACCCAAAATCGCTCCGCTGCTGATCGAACGATTTCAAGCTTGGTCCCCGCAAAAGCAATCCGATGCGTTGGCAACCCTGACCTCACGGACCGACTCTGCCATTCAGTTGATCGCGGCAATGGAAGAAAACGTGATCCCACCAACAATCGTTCCGGCGTATGCGATCCGCAATGTGCTGTCGTTGCCGTTTGAAGACGACACAGCACGCAAGCGTTTGGAAGCTGCGTGGGGACGCATTGGAGCGACCAGTGAACAAGCCAAACAGAGGCACCAAAAGTACGCCGGGATGCTGACGCCTGCCAAGCTTGCGTCGGCCAACCGCACCGAAGGCAAGAAACTCTACGAGGTCAACTGTGGCAAATGCCATCGGCTGTTTGGCGAGGGCGAACCGATTGGCCCCGACCTCACCGGAGCCAACCGCAGCGATGTCAACTATTGGTTGGAAAACATCCTGCAACCCAATGCGGTGATCGGCAACGCTTATCAAATGACCACGTTCTTGTTGGCCGACGGACGAGTCGTTTCCGGATTGGTTCGTTCTCGCAATGAAGACGCCGTCACGGTGCAAACGACCTCGGAGATTTCCGTGCTGCCACTCGAAGACGTCGAAATCGAAAAGCTTTCGGAGACCTCGTTGATGCCCGAGGGACAACTCGAACCGCTGACAGCCAACCAAGTCCGTGACCTGTTTGGCTACCTGATGAGCCCCGGTCCTGCGTACACCCGCGAGTGGGCAATCGAAGCGGAAAGCCTGATTCGTTCCGCAGATGTCCAAGGCGGTCAAATCCAAGACCAAAACATGAAGCCATTCCACGATCAATGGTCGGCCGACAACCACCTTTGGTGGACCGGCGGCCAGGTGGGATCGACGTTGACGTTGACCGTGCCTCATCAGATCAACGGCCCCGCTGAAATCCAAATGCATCTGACGGGTGCGATTGATTACGCCACGTTGACGTTGAAACTCAACGAGCAACCCGAGAAGTCATTCGACGGATTTTCCCGCGACGTCAAAGTCATGCCCCCGATCACCTGGGACCGAGTCGAACTGTCGCCTGCAAAGCCGGTGACCATTCAAATCAAGATCACGGGCAAGAACGAACAGGCGATCGCACGTTGGATGGCCGGAATCGACACGATCTCGATCCGTCCACTGCACTGAAACCGCCTCCCACTCGTCCCGGCCCCCATCACGCCCCGCGCCGAACCCCAACCGCGGCGAGCGCCGTGCGGCTCACAAACCAACGCCCAAGTGAGCCGATGGCCGTTAGGCCCGGTTATCACCCACATCATCCCCCACAGCCCCAACCTTCCAACCAACAACGACCTCGCCACAGTCCCCGCACACAACCGCGGCGAACGCCGTGCGGCTCACAAACCAACGCCCCCGTGAGCCGCAGGCCGTTAGGCCCGGTTATCACCCACATCATCCCCCACAGCCCCAACCTTCCAACCAACAACGACCTCGCCACAGTACCCGCACACAACCGCGGCGAGCGCCGTGCGGCTCACAAATCCACGCCCGAGTGAGCCGCAGGCCGTTAGGCCCGGTTATCGACCAAACTCCAAACCAACCCAACCTCCCAAGCCAGCGACCAACTCGCCCCCATCACTACCCAGGCCAACCGCGGCGAACGCCGTGCGGCTCACAAATCCACGCCCACGTGAGCCGCAGGCCGTTAGGCCCGGTTATCAACCAAACCTCCCAACCAGTCACCCATCGCGTCCAACTCGATCTTGCGCCTCATCGACGTAGCGAACGACGCGTTCAAGTTCATCCTCTTGATCGATGAACTCGCAATCACCACCCGACGTCCAGACAGGACGCCCGATATAGACGGGCCAGCGTTCTCGCAACACGCGGGTGCAGTTTGCCTTGATTTGATTCAAAACCTTGCGTCCGGCCAGTCCGGTAGCCGTGACGACAACATGCACATGATTGGAACGCGGGTTGGCTCTCCATAGCTTCCAACCACAGTGGTCGCAGAGCCGCGTGAGTTCCTCCTTGATCGCATCACGTTGATCGGGTCGCAGCAACAGAACGTCGTGCTTGAGTCGGTCCCGATGCCATTGCTCAAGCCGTGGCTGCGGTGATTTGGCACCCTCTGTCCGCGACCGCCACCACCGCCGATCCCCCTGCAAAAAGGAGCCGTAGACCGTGAAGGTGATGAAAAAGGCGACTGGCTCGGAATTCACTTTGAAACCTTCCAGGGTCACATCATTGGCGACGACAACCGCTGCGCACACAGATTCGCCTGCAGTCCCAGCGCCCGGCCGAAATGATCACGAAGCACCGACGCATGGCCATTGTTCGCGCAACGAAACGCATTCGGCATCAGACAAGTACCTGACGAACATCAAGGATATCGCCACAGTACCCGCACACAACCGCGGCGAGCGCCGTGCGGCTCACAAACCAACGCCGACGTGAGCCGCAGGCCGTTAGGCCCGGTTATCAACCACATCATCCCCCACAGCCCCAACCCTCCAGCCAACAACGACCTCGCCACAGTACCCGCACACAACCGCGGCGAACGCCGTGCGGTTCACAAATCCACGCCCAAGTGAGCCGATGGCCGTTAGGCCCGGTTACCAACCACATCATCCCACACAGCCCCAACCTTCCAACCAACAACGACCTCGCCACGGTACCCGCACGCAACCGCGGCTAACGCCGTGCGGCTCACAAACCAACGCCCAAGTGAGCCGCAGGCCGTTAGGCCCGGTTACCACCCAAACTCCAAACCAACCCAACCTCCCAAGCGAGCGACCAACTCGCCCCCATCGCCCCCCAGGCCAACCGCGGCTAACGCCGTGCGGCTCACAAACCAACGCCCAAGTGAGCCGCAGGCCGTTAGGCCCGGTTACCAACCACATCATCCCCCACAGCCCCAACCTTCCAACCAACAACGACCTCGCCACAGTACCCGCACACAACCGCGGCGAGCGCCGTGCGGCTCACAAACCAACGCCCAAGTGAGCCGCAGGCCGTTAGGCCCGGTTATCAACCAAACTCCAAACCAACCCAACCTCCCAAGCGAGCGACCAACTCGCCCCCATCGCCCCCCATGCCAACCGCGGCGAACGCCGTGCGGCTCACAAATCCAACGCCGCGCGGCATCGCTAATGCCGGTACGGCTTCTCGCCCACTCTCACACGGGCCACGTGGTCCGTTCAAATGAATCGTCCGCGACGTAGTCCGTTTCGCCGACGAACAGGCGTCCAGCGTTGGGGCACTTGGCTTGATCTTCCACGCTGAAGTTCTCAACGGCGGTTGTGATGATCAACTTCAGTTTGCCTTCGTGAGGCACCAGCGCCGGACAGGTGTTTTGCGGCGACCCGGGTGTTTGCCAGACCGTACGAAGCTCGCCGCTCGCCAGATCGTAAAGACGGGTCTCACCGTGTTCCGCCACACCGGGATGAAAGATCGCGACGATGATGCCGCTGCCATCGGGCGTCAAAATCGCACCGTCCGGGACGCCCGGGTCGCTGGTCAGGTCCAACACCACGCGAGGCTCGCCAAGCGTTCCGGCAGCAACGTCCAACGAATACTCCACGATCGTTCGTGTTGGCGAATCGATGTCGATCAAGAACAAATTGCCCGCCTCATCTCGGCGGATCATCTTGCCGTTGCTGCAGATTTGATCGTCACGCAGGCGGATCAACTGTTGGTCACTCCCGCGATACAGGTACAACCCTGCCTTCTTCTCCGCGAACGCCAAGTCCTTGGTTCCGAAAAGAAGGTTGTCGTCAAATGCCAAACCATCGTTGATGATCGTGTTGGTGACGTCCTCGTCCACGCCCTCGCAGAACGGCGTCCACTCGCCGGAGTTGGTGTCAAAGATCCCGAGCGAACGTTCCACACCGGCCACAAACTTGCCCGCCGTTTGACATTGAAACGCGAACCCTGGGCGTCCCGGCAAATCGAACGATTGATTCGATTGCGTGGCGAGGTCCAACACGTTGATGCTGCCGTGAGTCACATCGGCGCCGTGCTGAATCCCCACCCATGACAATTTGCCGTCGCCCACCATCGCCATCGGACCTTCTGGCAGAAAACGCAAGGCGTCACTGTCAGGAACATTCAGAGGGTTGGCAACGCGAAGTACGGGTGCTGACGACATATCGATTTCAAAATGCGAGAGAACACGGTCGAAAACGACGGATTGTAGGAACCTCGGACAAGATCAACCACCGTCGACAATGCCTCGCACGGAAGCATCTCATCGAACCACGTTCAGATTCCCATTTGGGCCAACATGTCCGCGACGCGGCCCGCGTTTTCGGTCAGCACAGGATAGGACTCGCGGAAATGTTCGACTTGCGTTTTCCAACGTTCAGCCAACGTCGCTGAGTTCACGTCTTGTTCATCGAGCGTTTCACGAATCTCGTCGAGTTCTGTTTTCAGTCGTTCGATTTCAGCGGGATCCAAGTCGTCAATGTCGGCGAGTTGTTCATGAAGGTGAGCAATCGCGGCGTCCAATTCGCTTCGCATGATGGGGGTCTCGATCTTTGATGGGAGGTCATGTTCGTTGCCAGGAAATCAAACCGTCGTTGCGTCTTGTCAGACGAGGCAGCCTCACCATCGCTCCAAAGCGTGCGGGCGAAATCCACCGGTCCGTGAGAACAAACGCGGTCTTCAATCGTTATTGTATCGTTCGCAACTCTTCTTCGCGGAAGTGGTGACCATGCGAATGTCTGACGACCAGCCTCCGTGACAACTCTCCGCCGAGTGGGTCCCTTCAAACGGCCCATGCTCATGGAAGTTGAAACGATTCGGGGGAATGAACCGTCCAATCGGAACCACCGACCGAGTTTTGGGGGCACAAACCGCCTCAGGGGTGGTGCGACGGGCGTCAGCGTGGATTATTCTGATCCGTACCCACTCGACTTTTCTCTCCTTCCGTGGTTGTTTCATCGATGATGCGTCCTGCTGAACTGTTGGCTCCTCGAACTTGGCTCTTCTCTGTGGGTCTCGTTCTCGCTTCTTTGGTTTTGTTCGGGACGTCGCTCACGACCAGCTTCGCACAAGACGATGCGATGGCGGAGTTCGGTGAAGACCCGGTCGCGGAAGCACCTGTCGAGCCAGCCGGTCCCGGCGCCGCAGAACAACCTGCTGGCGATGTCGGTGCAGCCAACCCTGGTGGCGGCAACACAGCCCCCGCTGCCGCCGATCAATCGTTGCTGGAGTGGGTCTTTGAATCACTCGGGGCCGCCTACCTGATCGTGTTCTTGGCACTGTCAGTGACGCTTGTCTCCCTGTTCGTCATGAACATGTTGGCGGCACGACGCGACACGCTCTGCCCCACCGAATTGGTCGAAGAGTTCAGTCAACGAATCGCGGCCAACGACAACCAAGGTGCGTATGACCTAGCAAAAGCCGACGAATCCGTGCTTGGCCAGGTTCTGGCGGCCGGGTTGGCAAAGGTCAGCAAAGGCTACAACAAAGCTCTCGAAGCGATGCAGGAAGTCGGCGAAGAGGAAAGCATGAAGCTCGAGCACCGACTCAGCTACATGGCATTGATTGGCAACCTTTCGCCCATGATCGGGTTGTTTGGAACGGTCCAAGGGATGATCTCCTCGTTCCAAGTCATCGCGACCGGCGGATCGACGCCCAAGCCATCCGATTTGGCCGCCGGTATCTCAACCGCTTTGTTCACCACACTGGTTGGACTCGCCGTCGCGATTCCCGCGATCGCGGCCTACAACATCCTTCGCAACCGGGTCGCTCGACTGCTGTTGGAAGTGGGCGTGGAAAGCGAAAATCTAATGAGCAAATTCGAAGACCTGACGCCCAAGTCCGGAGCCCGCGGCTGATGCGAGTCAAACGCACCGAAGTCGACATGGCGGAAGGTGACATGACGCCGATGATCGACATGACGTTTCAGTTGATCGCCTTCTTCATGGTCCTGATCAATTTCGCTCAGACAGAAGCCAACGACAACGTTGTGTTGCCAAACAGTCGGTTGGTCAAACCACCCGAAGTGGCACTCGAGTTCCCGATCATTTTGCATGTGGGTGCCGACGGTCGTATCTTCCTGGGTGGCGACGACTACACCGCCGAAACACTCCGCATTGGTCTGGAACGAGAACTGGCCGTGGTTCGTGCCGAAGGCAAGGCGGTCAGCGATGCCAACGTGATCATCCGGGGGCACAAAGACGTTGCCGCCGGAGAAGTCCAAGAGATCATTCGCGTCTGCCAGGATTCCAAGCTGGAAAACTTTGCGTTGCGGGTCAAAGAGGATCGCTCATGAAGATTCGCAATCGCGAAACCAGCCAGGGCACAGAGCTGAACATGACCAGCATGATTGACATTGTCTTTCTGCTGCTGATCTTCTTTGTGATGACGTTCAAAATCGTTGAGATGGAAGGCGACTTCAGCATCAAGATGCCG includes these proteins:
- a CDS encoding SMP-30/gluconolactonase/LRE family protein, encoding MSSAPVLRVANPLNVPDSDALRFLPEGPMAMVGDGKLSWVGIQHGADVTHGSINVLDLATQSNQSFDLPGRPGFAFQCQTAGKFVAGVERSLGIFDTNSGEWTPFCEGVDEDVTNTIINDGLAFDDNLLFGTKDLAFAEKKAGLYLYRGSDQQLIRLRDDQICSNGKMIRRDEAGNLFLIDIDSPTRTIVEYSLDVAAGTLGEPRVVLDLTSDPGVPDGAILTPDGSGIIVAIFHPGVAEHGETRLYDLASGELRTVWQTPGSPQNTCPALVPHEGKLKLIITTAVENFSVEDQAKCPNAGRLFVGETDYVADDSFERTTWPV
- a CDS encoding ExbD/TolR family protein, which encodes MRVKRTEVDMAEGDMTPMIDMTFQLIAFFMVLINFAQTEANDNVVLPNSRLVKPPEVALEFPIILHVGADGRIFLGGDDYTAETLRIGLERELAVVRAEGKAVSDANVIIRGHKDVAAGEVQEIIRVCQDSKLENFALRVKEDRS
- a CDS encoding DUF4404 family protein; the encoded protein is MRSELDAAIAHLHEQLADIDDLDPAEIERLKTELDEIRETLDEQDVNSATLAERWKTQVEHFRESYPVLTENAGRVADMLAQMGI
- a CDS encoding transposase is translated as MNSEPVAFFITFTVYGSFLQGDRRWWRSRTEGAKSPQPRLEQWHRDRLKHDVLLLRPDQRDAIKEELTRLCDHCGWKLWRANPRSNHVHVVVTATGLAGRKVLNQIKANCTRVLRERWPVYIGRPVWTSGGDCEFIDQEDELERVVRYVDEAQDRVGRDG
- a CDS encoding MotA/TolQ/ExbB proton channel family protein, whose translation is MMRPAELLAPRTWLFSVGLVLASLVLFGTSLTTSFAQDDAMAEFGEDPVAEAPVEPAGPGAAEQPAGDVGAANPGGGNTAPAAADQSLLEWVFESLGAAYLIVFLALSVTLVSLFVMNMLAARRDTLCPTELVEEFSQRIAANDNQGAYDLAKADESVLGQVLAAGLAKVSKGYNKALEAMQEVGEEESMKLEHRLSYMALIGNLSPMIGLFGTVQGMISSFQVIATGGSTPKPSDLAAGISTALFTTLVGLAVAIPAIAAYNILRNRVARLLLEVGVESENLMSKFEDLTPKSGARG